Genomic DNA from Anaerolineae bacterium:
CGGTGCCTTTGCCCACGAAGATCGAGCGCTATACGGTGCGGCGCTCCCCTTTCATTGACAAGGACTCCCATGAGCATTTCGAGATCCGCACCCACAAGCGTTTGATCGATGTGCTGGATCCCGATGCGAAGACCATTGACATGTTGATGCGCCTGAACCTGCCGGCTGGCGTGGATATCGAAATTAAGTTATAATTGTATTTTGCGTGCCGGGGGGCTTAGCGCCCGCACGGCCCCCCGGATTCACGCTGTGCAAGAGTCGTGGTGTGACGCGCCCGCGCTGACCCTCAGGGGTGGCGGCCCACGGCTGACTGCGCAGCGGGCGGGATGATGCAGCCGAAGCCCCGGCTGACAGTCCCGAATCTTCAATCTCAGGAGACAAAAGAGATGGTTAAAGGGCTGATTGGACGGAAGATCGGCATGACCCAGGTCTTCGATGAGGAAGGTAATGCCATCCCGGTGACCCTCATCGAGGCTGGGCCTTGCTATGTTACCCAGGTGCGCCGCCCGGAGAAGGATGGTTACTCGGCGGTGCAGTTGGGGTTTCAAGAGGTCAACCCGAAGAAGTTGACGGGTGGGCAGTTGGGTCACCTGAAGCGCGCAGGGGTGCCGCCGCTGCGCTACTTGCGGGAGTTCCGGGTGAAGGCCCCCGGTGTCCAGGAAGGCGACAAGGTTACCGTGGAAGTGTTCGCCGTAGGGGATCGGGTGGATGTGACCGGGACGAGCAAGGGCCGCGGTTTCCAGGGTGTGGTCAAGCGCCTGGGGTTTGGTGGCGGGCCCAAGACGCACGGTCAGTCGGACCGGTGGCGCGCGCCGGGTTCCCGTGGGGCGGCGACTTTCCCCGGTCGTACCTGGAAAGGCGCCAAGGGCCCCGGTCAGATGGGGAACCGGCAGGTGACCGTGATGGGTTTAAAGGTCGTGTTGGTGGATCCGGAGCGCAATTTGTTGGCGGTGAAGGGTGCGGTGCCTGGCCCGAAAGGGGGCCTGGTGCTCATCCGCGAAGCCCGGAAACAGTAATTTGGCCATGGAGCGAATGCCATGAAGGTGGATGTGTTCAACTTGGAAGGGCAGAAAGTGCGCGAAGTGGAACTGCCGGCGCACATTTTTGAGGCCCCCATTCGGTCGGATTTGATGCACCAGGCGTACGTGCGCCAGATGGCCAACGCCCGCTTAGGCACCCACAGCACCAAGACGCGCGGTGAGGCGCGCGGCGGTGGGCGGAAGCCCTGGCGGCAGAAGGGCACCGGCCGGGCGCGCCAGGGTTCCATCCGGGCGCCCCAGTGGGTCGGCGGCGGCAAGGTGCACACACCCAAGCCCCGCGACTATTCGCTGAAGATGCCCAAGAAGATGCGACGCGCAGCGCTGCGCTCGGCGCTCTCGGTCAAGGCGGCTGAGCAGGC
This window encodes:
- the rplD gene encoding 50S ribosomal protein L4 encodes the protein MKVDVFNLEGQKVREVELPAHIFEAPIRSDLMHQAYVRQMANARLGTHSTKTRGEARGGGRKPWRQKGTGRARQGSIRAPQWVGGGKVHTPKPRDYSLKMPKKMRRAALRSALSVKAAEQAIVVVEDLALPEPKTKKMAEVLARLVGEGTKTLILLPESPRQSEKYFVVAKSADNLPYAKTLVANYLNIRDLLGYDKVVMPLGALDVITSFLG
- the rpsJ gene encoding 30S ribosomal protein S10, with the protein product MAKQRIRIKLKAYDHRVLDQSAKRIVEAAERTGARVVGPVPLPTKIERYTVRRSPFIDKDSHEHFEIRTHKRLIDVLDPDAKTIDMLMRLNLPAGVDIEIKL
- the rplC gene encoding 50S ribosomal protein L3; its protein translation is MVKGLIGRKIGMTQVFDEEGNAIPVTLIEAGPCYVTQVRRPEKDGYSAVQLGFQEVNPKKLTGGQLGHLKRAGVPPLRYLREFRVKAPGVQEGDKVTVEVFAVGDRVDVTGTSKGRGFQGVVKRLGFGGGPKTHGQSDRWRAPGSRGAATFPGRTWKGAKGPGQMGNRQVTVMGLKVVLVDPERNLLAVKGAVPGPKGGLVLIREARKQ